Below is a genomic region from Desulfurella sp..
TATACACAAGCAAGTGCATATAAAATTGATACCATCTATCTGCAAATTAACTCAAAACATAGAAAAAAAAATCTTGCAAATGCCTATAGCTCACAAAGAAGGCAATTTTTATTGCGATGAAACAACACTTAAAAAATTACGCGATGAAAATAGAATTGTATTTAAATATAGCGACAAAGATGGAAATGTTGATATAGGCACAAACCCAAATGGAAGTCTTGAAAATATAGCTGGCATTTGCAATAAAAAAGGCAACATACTGGGTTTAATGCCTCATCCTGAAAGAGCCATAAGCTTTTTAGGACAAGATGGCGAGTACTTTTTTAGTTTTTTGAGGTAAAGATGTTTGAAGAAAGTAAAAAACTTTTTTTAGAAGCAAAAAAATACATAGTAGGTGGCGTTAACAGTCCAGTTAGAGCTTTCAAAAGTGTTGG
It encodes:
- the purQ gene encoding phosphoribosylformylglycinamidine synthase I produces the protein MKVGIVRFLGTNCDYDCEFAANYMGAQTKFVWHEQTNLKEFDCIILPGGFSYGDYLRAGALAKFTKLASALIEFDKYGGYILGICNGFQILCELHLLDGALITNVNLRFIHKQVHIKLIPSICKLTQNIEKKILQMPIAHKEGNFYCDETTLKKLRDENRIVFKYSDKDGNVDIGTNPNGSLENIAGICNKKGNILGLMPHPERAISFLGQDGEYFFSFLR